The segment TTTTTTTCATAAGTTTTGACTTTTGGGAGCCAAATTAATGAGGTGGGAAAACATAGCAATAATTTTTCTGGAACGCGGTCCACGATATTTTTCATATAGGATGAAATTGGGAATAAACAACCTAGCTATATACATAAATTTAATCAAGTTTAGATGATTTATTTTAATTTTATGATCTAATAAATAAACAGGAGGTTTTGCCATTTTTAGTAGTCTATCGAAATTGTTTTGATCTTTTTCTTTAATTGCTTCCTTGATTAAATAATCAATTGCAATTTGGCATAAAGGTAGCAAATTTATGTGCTTACTAGATACAGTTTCATATAATCTAGTGTAATGAGTTTTCATATAATACCAATTATTAGTTGTATTAGACTGATGTTTTGTATAGAATGTCCCCACCATAGGTGTATAAACCAAATTTACCTCTGCAACCAAAAGGTCTATAATAAAATCTCTATCTTCGAGAGCTTTCAGACTTTCATCAAACTTTTTGTGAGCAAAAACGCTTTTATGCATCAGTAGACATTGCTGAAGCACGGGAAATGGTGAGTCAGCCAAAAAATCAGGAATCAACAATCGCTGTATTAATTGTTCTTGTGTTAGGGAAGAAACTATATTTAATTCCCGTTTAATAATATTTTGCTCATGATCTAGATGTACTCTTTCATAATCACAATAAAATATCACTTCTGTTTGGTTGGAATTATTTACATGACTGAGTTGGAATCTAGTTTTATCTTCGTGAATCCAATCATCAGGATCTAAGCACTGAATCCAATCTCCTGCGGCCTGATTAATCCCAAAGTTTCTGGCAGAAGATACTCCTCCATTCTCTTTATAAAAATATTTAACTCGTGCATCTTTACTGATTAATTTATCAGCAATTTGACGAGTATTGTCAGTTGAACCATCATCTATAATTAAACATTCTAAGTCACTAAATGTTTGATTTAAAATACTTTGAACACATTTCTCCAGATAGATAGCTCGATTAAAACAGGGGAGAATAAATGAAACCAATGGAGCCATATGTTAATTATTCCTCTAAAAATTGCCAAGATATGAACATATAATCATCAATAATATGTTTATCGCTAATTGCATCCTGAGAAAACACAGTTTCAATTTGATATTTCAGTGAAATAAATCAAATCTGAATATCTATGGTTGTAGTTATTTTTACAAGCCAAAAATTAACTTCGTCTTTGCTTTGATTAGCAGATAAATTTTACTGCTAAATAAAGATAATCTGGGAAAAGTTTTAGTATTATAAGTGAAACTACGGTTGTATATTATCATTATTTATGAGACACGACAGCTATAATAAAAAAATATAAATATTTTAGTAAATTTGTGCAAGTAGCTCAGTGACTTACTGGGTTTCTAAGATAGCTGAAACACATGATCAGGGAGAAAGAAGTAATGCAGGTAATCCGTCTTGAGGCACTCTCAGACAACTACATATTTTTGCTGTACGATGAGCAAAAAAATATTGCTGCTGTTGTCGATCCAGCAGAAGCTGAACCAGTATTGAAGAAACTGGCAGAACTCAAAGCCGAGTTGGTAGCCATTTTCAATACTCACCACCATAACGATCATGTGGGTGGAAACAAGAAGTTAATCCAACATTTCCCGAACTTGACGGTGTATGGGGGAGCAGAGGATCAAGGGAGAATTCCCGGACAACAGGTATTTTTGCGACAAGGCGATCGCATTCAGTTTGGCGATCGCACTGCTGAAGTTTTCTTCATTCCTGGACACACCCGCGCTCATATCGCTTACTACTTCTTACCCGTAACATCTCGTGAAG is part of the Nodularia sp. LEGE 06071 genome and harbors:
- the gloB gene encoding hydroxyacylglutathione hydrolase, with the protein product MQVIRLEALSDNYIFLLYDEQKNIAAVVDPAEAEPVLKKLAELKAELVAIFNTHHHNDHVGGNKKLIQHFPNLTVYGGAEDQGRIPGQQVFLRQGDRIQFGDRTAEVFFIPGHTRAHIAYYFLPVTSREAGELFCGDTLFAGGCGRLFEGTPTQMVESLAKIRALPDHTRVWCAHEYTLKNLQFALTVDSDNTELQRRYEEVKNYRSRKQATVPSLLGVEKLTNPFLRWEQPSLQLAAQSSDPVQTFARLRGMKDRF
- a CDS encoding glycosyltransferase family 2 protein — protein: MAPLVSFILPCFNRAIYLEKCVQSILNQTFSDLECLIIDDGSTDNTRQIADKLISKDARVKYFYKENGGVSSARNFGINQAAGDWIQCLDPDDWIHEDKTRFQLSHVNNSNQTEVIFYCDYERVHLDHEQNIIKRELNIVSSLTQEQLIQRLLIPDFLADSPFPVLQQCLLMHKSVFAHKKFDESLKALEDRDFIIDLLVAEVNLVYTPMVGTFYTKHQSNTTNNWYYMKTHYTRLYETVSSKHINLLPLCQIAIDYLIKEAIKEKDQNNFDRLLKMAKPPVYLLDHKIKINHLNLIKFMYIARLFIPNFILYEKYRGPRSRKIIAMFSHLINLAPKSQNL